A portion of the Manihot esculenta cultivar AM560-2 chromosome 2, M.esculenta_v8, whole genome shotgun sequence genome contains these proteins:
- the LOC110602723 gene encoding protein REVEILLE 1, whose product MVGGLVISTAMAVQDQGGEAQSNTALPAGNGISLNAGLHAVTGPQLKEQFTCGNDYSPKVRKPYTITKQRERWTEDEHKKFLEALKLYGRAWRRIEEHVGTKTAVQIRSHAQKFFSKVVREASGNTTSSVEPIEIPPPRPKRKPMRPYPRKMVHPLNKDTSILEQPLQSSSPHVSVSEQENQSPKSVLSAVGSDALGSIDSNTPNSSSSPVSCAGCCNSAKFTFCEPNLTPEDHGCASPATVTATVPDEQSPKVQKLDLFPRENVFSEEDLVGETSSWSFKLFGRTVLVSECPGPSSPTIENSKLSPLATNDGKHVQPLPLNFMGTELQHENRECTWNHFSTHDLPGALCYLQFQKEKSNSIGAGSSAPVPLYAICGGVPFHFHKRETMKIHLDPEEIQDKEIHKEGSWTGSNSGSVNGGENVDKNIDGETQSRQLPYEGKESYPVLELKTSEKTATSSKCLKGFVPYKKRKAERDCQSSSITGEEREERRIRLCL is encoded by the exons ATGGTAGGAGGATTGGTGATCTCTACTGCTATGGCTGTTCAG GATCAGGGTGGAGAGGCTCAATCAAATACAGCTCTCCCAGCAGGCAATGGAATTTCATTGAATGCCGGCCTGCATGCTGTGACTGGTCCCCAGCTTAAAGAGCAGTTTACTTGTGGGAATGACTACTCTCCCAAG GTGAGGAAACCGTACACAATCACAAAACAAAGAGAAAGATGGACAGAAGATGAGCATAAGAAGTTCCTTGAAGCCTTAAAACTTTATGGTCGAGCTTGGAGACGGATTGAAG AGCATGTAGGCACCAAGACTGCAGTTCAAATTAGAAGTCATGCTCAGAAATTCTTCTCTAAG GTTGTGAGAGAGGCAAGTGGCAACACCACAAGTTCAGTAGAACCAATTGAAATTCCCCCTCCACGACCAAAGCGAAAACCTATGCGTCCCTACCCCCGCAAAATGGTGCATCCACTCAATAAAGATACCTCAATATTGGAGCAGCCACTGCAGTCTTCATCTCCACATGTTTCAGTTTCAGAACAAGAAAACCAATCTCCAAAATCAGTATTATCTGCAGTTGGTTCAGATGCTCTTGGTTCAATTGATTCTAATACACCAAACAGTAGCTCATCACCAGTTTCATGTGCTGGTTGTTGCAATTCTGCCAAATTCACATTTTGCGAACCCAACTTGACACCTGAAGATCATGGCTGTGCATCACCAGCCACAGTAACTGCTACAGTTCCTGATGAACAATCTCCCAAG GTCCAGAAACTCGACTTATTTCCCAGAGAAAATGTCTTCTCTGAAGAAGATCTAGTGGGAGAAACATCTAGTTGGAGTTTCAAGCTCTTTGGAAGAACTGTACTGGTCAGTGAGTGCCCTGGACCATCATCTCCAACCATAGAGAATTCCAAATTATCACCATTAGCCACGAATGATGGAAAACATGTGCAACCGTTGCCATTGAACTTTATGGGCACAGAACTGCAACATGAGAATAGGGAATGCACTTGGAATCATTTTTCAACACATGATCTTCCTGGGGCACTTTGTTACCTGCAATTCCAAAAAGAAAAGTCCAATTCAATAGGAGCTGGCTCCTCTGCTCCCGTGCCATTGTATGCTATTTGTGGCGGTGTACCATTTCATTTCCACAAGCGGGAGACTATGAAAATACATTTGGATCCTGAAGAAATTCAAGATAAAGAAATTCATAAGGAGGGATCCTGGACTGGTTCGAACTCTGGATCAGTAAATGGGGGGGAGAATGTAGATAAAAATATAGATGGTGAGACCCAGAGCAGGCAACTTCCTTACGAGGGAAAAGAAAGTTACCCTGTTCTTGAGCTGAAAACAAGTGAGAAAACAGCAACTTCAAGTAAGTGCCTGAAAGGGTTTGTGCCCTATAAAAAACGTAAGGCAGAAAGAGACTGCCAATCCTCCAGCATAACGGGTGAAGAGAGGGAAGAGCGAAGAATCCGCCTTTGCTTATAG
- the LOC110609682 gene encoding autophagy protein 5 has product MEAQKYVWGGAIPLQIHLHESEVTTLPPPPPALIIAPRIGYLPLLIPLIKPHFAAALPPGVDTVWFDYKGLPLKWYIPTGVLFDLLCAEPERPWNLTVHFRGYPNSLLIPCEGEESVKWSFINSLKEADYIISGNCKNVMHMSQIDQVVLWHSVMNGNLEEYIRTSSKLKIGIIEDDYTLKTDLCSQKSRKTTGEAAESGQTKAGKIPVRLYICTVSEDFEDMPTFDSWDQISYINRPIEFRKEEGRCFTLRDALKRLMPEFLVDNEEPFRIEGEDEQIHVVSSEDLSSNRMATEERVEPPCTSGAAGIKLVRIQGIQPKLEIPFSWVVNNLKNPEYFLHICVYLKFPRAISFDR; this is encoded by the exons ATGGAGGCACAAAAGTATGTGTGGGGAGGTGCAATTCCTCTGCAGATACATCTACATGAGTCCGAAGTGACgactcttcctcctcctcctccagcccTTATCATAGCTCCACGCATTGGCTACTTGCCTTTGCTTATTCCTCTTATAAAGCCTCACTTTGCTGCTGCTCTTCCTCCTGGGGTCGACACCGTTTGGTTTGACTATAAGGGCTTGCCTCTCAAGTG GTATATACCGACAGGAGTTCTCTTTGATCTTCTGTGTGCTGAACCGGAAAGGCCTTGGAATTTGACG gTTCACTTCAGAGGATATCCAAATAGTTTATTGATTCCTTGTGAAGGTGAAGAATCTGTAAAGTGGAGCTTTATTAATTCATTGAAAGAG GCAGATTACATAATTAGTGGAAATTGCAAGAATGTTATGCACATGTCTCAAATTGATCAGGTGGTACTCTGGCACTCTGTGATGAATG GTAATTTGGAAGAGTACATACGCACGTCATCTAAGCTTAAAATTGGTATAATTGAGGATGACTATACATTGAAAACAGATTTGTGCTCACAAAAATCTCGAAAGACCACTGGTGAGGCGGCAGAAAGTGGGCAAACAAAGGCAG GTAAAATTCCTGTTCGATTGTACATCTGCACTGTTAGTGAGGATTTTGAAGATATGCCTACATTTGATAGTTGGGACCAAATTTCTTATATAAACCGGCCTATTGAGTTCCGCAAAGAAGAAG GTAGATGTTTCACCCTGCGTGATGCACTGAAACGTTTAATGCCAGAATTTTTGGTGGATAATGAGGAACCATTTAGAATAGAAGGTGAAGATGAACAAATACACGTAGTTTCGTCAGAAGATTTGAGCAGCAACAGAATGGCAACGGAGGAAAGAGTGGAGCCTCCCTGCACATCTGGTGCTGCTGGAATTAAACTTGTCCGCATTCAAGGGATTCAACCAAAACTTGAGATACCCTTTTCTTGGGTAGTTAATAATCTGAAGAATCCTGAGTACTTTCTTCATATTTGTGTGTATCTCAAATTTCCACGAGCTATTTCTTTTGACAGGtag
- the LOC110609328 gene encoding coatomer subunit delta, producing the protein MVVLAASIVSKSGKVLVSRQFVDMSRMRIEGLLAAFPKLIGTGKQHTYVETENVRYVYQPIEALYLLLVTNKQSNILEDLETLRLLSKLVPEYSLSLDEEGICKTAFELIFAFDEVISLGHKENVTVAQVKQYCEMESHEEKLHKLVLQSKINETKDVMKRKASEIDKSKIEKNRGDKGGFMSLQSMGSGRIESKFSDMSISSSDGGFGSGSGFGLTTDVDSFSSKSKGRQPSSATAPPKGLGMKLGKTQRTNQFLESLKAEGEVILDEVQTKPGQSRSAVAPPTDPITLTVEEKINVTLRRDGGMNNFDVQGQLSLQIVNQEDGLIQVQIETGGNPGILFKTHPNMNKELFANENILGLKDPNRPFPTGDAAGVGLLKWRMQSADESMVPLTINCWPSVSGNETFVSIEYEASSLFDLRNVVISVPLPALREAPSVRQIDGEWRYDSRNSVLDWSILLIDHSNRSGSMEFVVPPADSSAFFPISVQFSAPSTYSDLKVANVLPLRGGPPPKFSQRTQLVAENYQVV; encoded by the exons ATG GTTGTTCTTGCTGCTTCCATAGTCAGCAAGTCTGGGAAAG TGCTTGTTTCTAGGCAGTTTGTGGACATGTCTCGTATGAGAATCGAAGGTCTTCTTGCAGCCTTTCCCAAATTGATAGGAACTGGAAAGCAGCACACATATGTTGAGACTGAAAATGTGCGATATGTTTACCAGCCAATAGAGGCTTTGTACTTGCTACTTGTGACCAATAAACAGAGCAacattcttgaagatttggagaCTCTGAGGCTGCTCTCCAAGCTT GTGCCTGAATACTCTTTATCTCTTGATGAAGAGGGCATTTGTAAGACAGCTTTTGAGTTGATTTTTGCATTTGATGAGGTCATCTCTCTTGGACACAAGGAAAATGTGACTGTTGCACAGGTTAAGCAGTACTGCGAGATGGAGAGTCATGAAGAGAAATTGCACAAATTGGTATTGCAGAGCAAGATCAATGAAACAAAGGATGTCATGAAGCGGAAAGCTAGTGAGATTGACAAAAGCAAG ATTGAAAAGAATAGAGGTGATAAAGGAGGATTTATGTCCTTACAGTCAATGGGTTCTGGAAGAATTGAGAGTAAATTCAGTGATATGAGCATTTCTAGCAGTGATGGTGGTTTTGGAAGTGGTTCTGGGTTTGGATTGACCACTGATGTTGACTCCTTCTCCAGCAAATCTAAAG GTCGTCAGCCATCATCTGCCACTGCTCCTCCTAAAGGTCTTGGTATGAAGCTTGGTAAAACGCAAAGGACAAACCAATTTTTGGAATCACTGAAAGCAGAAGGTGAAGTGATTCTTGATGAAGTGCAAACAAAGCCTGGCCAATCCAGATCTGCCGTGGCACCACCAACTGATCCCATCACTTTGACCGTTGAGGAGAAAATCAATGTGACTCTGAGACGAGATGGTGGAATGAATAACTTTGATGTTCAAGGGCAATTGTCACTTCAGATTGTTAATCAAGAAGATGGGTTAATCCAAGTTCAG ATTGAAACTGGTGGAAATCCAGGCATTCTCTTCAAGACACACCCCAACATGAACAAAGAATTATTTGCTAATGAAAATATTCTAGGCTTGAAGGATCCTAATAGACCTTTCCCCACTGGTGATGCAGCAGGTGTTGGCCTTTTGAAATGGAGAATGCAAAGTGCCGATGAGTCAATGGTGCCATTGACAA TCAACTGCTGGCCCTCTGTTTCTGGAAATGAAACTTTTGTCAGCATTGAATATGAGGCTTCATCCTTGTTTGATCTGCGAAATGTTGTGATCTCAGTACCTCTTCCAGCTCTTCGAGAGGCACCAAGTGTTAGGCAGATTGATGGAGAATGGAG ATATGACTCGAGAAATTCCGTCCTGGACTGGTCCATTCTTCTAATTGACCACTCTAACCGCAG TGGATCAATGGAGTTTGTTGTGCCTCCAGCAGATTCGTCAGCATTCTTCCCTATTTCTGTTCAATTTTCAGCGCCTAGCACATACAGTGACCTGAAG gtTGCCAATGTTCTGCCTCTGAGAGGTGGACCTCCCCCAAAATTTTCTCAGAGGACGCAATTGGTAGCAGAGAATTACCAAGTAGTATGA